The genomic segment CGGTCGATCTCCAGGAGCAGGACGGTGACGAACTCCTCGGCCACCGGGGTCTCCGGCGGGTCACCGCCGCACGCGGGGTGTTCGGCCCGCGCGCGTTCGCGCAGGTGCCGACCGAGGGCGCGCTCCAAACGGCGCAGGACCATGGGCAGTTCCGGTTCGTCGTGGGCGGCCTCGCGGAAACTGCCGAGCACGGCGGCGACGGTCGCGAGGGCGGCGAGACCGTGGCCCCGGACGTCGCCCATGACCACGCGCACGCCGTGCTCAGTGGCCGCCACCTCGTACAGGTCGCCCCCGACGGTGGCGCCCCGGGACGCGGAGAGCCGCCCGGCGGCGACAGCGAGGCCTTCGACGCGGGGCGGCAGGGGCCGCAGGAGTACGTTCTGCGCGGCCCCCGCGACCTCGCGCATCTGCCGCAGCTCCCGAAGCAGCGCCCGCCGGGCGTGGCATATCAGCGCGGTCCCGACGGCGAAGAAGACGGCGCTGCTGACGATCCGCGCCCCCATGCCCTCCTCCTGGGCGAGCGGACAGGCCAGTTTGTACGTGATGGCGACGGCACCCCACACCGCGGGCAGAGCCAGTGACCTCCCGAGACGGATCATGGCGGTGGCCCCCCTCCAGGGTTCAGCGCGCAGGCCCACCCCTACGGCCGGACTGATTCTGTCGACCGCATGGGCCGATCGGGTCAGGGCGCCGAATGAAGTCACTCGAACGAGTGAGGGGCTCATCCGGTGGTCCGGATAAGCCCCTCTTTGCGCCCCTTGTGCGCCTGTTATCGCCTACGGGCAGTCACTACGCTCCGCGCAGCACCGCTCCCGTCCGCTCGGCCGCCGCAGCGACGGCCGCGTCGCGGGCCGCCGAGGCCTCGTCGACGGTCAGCGTGCGGTCGGCGGCGCGGAAGCGCAGCGCGTACGCCAGCGACTTCTTGCCCTCGCCGATCTGCTCGCCCTCGAAGACGTCGAACAGCCGGATGGACTCCAGGAGTTCACCCGCGCCGCCGCGGAGGTAGTACTCGACCACGGCGGCCGGCACCTCCTTGTCGACGACCAGCGCGACGTCCTGCGTGGCCACGGGGAAGGTGGAGATCCGCGGCGCCCGCAGCTCCCCGTCCCGCGCCTGCTCCAGGCGGTCGAGGTCGAGCTCCATGGCGCAGGTGCGCGCGGGCACGCCGAGCGCCTTGACGACGCGCGGGTGCAGCTCACCGGCGTGGCCGACGGAGACGATGTCCCCGTCGACGACGACCTTCAGCTCGGCGCAGCGGCCCGGGTGCCACGGGCCGTACTGTCCCTGGTCGACGATGAGCTCGACATTGGCCTCGCGGGCGATGGTCCGCGCCGCCTCGACGGCGTCGGCCCAGTCGGCCGGGCGGCCCTTGCCCCACCAGCCGGCCTGCTCGCGGGCGCCCGCGAGGACGACGGCGGCGTGCCGGGGCTGGACGGGCAGCGCCGCGGTGAGGGACGCGATCTCCTCGTCGGTGGGACGCCGGTCGACGGGCAGCCGCCCGGCGATCTTCAGCTCGTCCTGCGGGTGGAAGACCAGCCCGGTCTCGAAGAGCGCCAGGTCGTGCGAGCCGCGGCCGTCGTTGCGGCGCAGCGCGGACAGCAGGCCCGGCAGCAGCGTCGTGCGGAGCGCGGGCTCCTCGTCGGAGAGCGGGTTGACGAGCTTGACCACGCGGCGGTTCGGGTCGTCCGCC from the Streptomyces venezuelae genome contains:
- a CDS encoding PP2C family protein-serine/threonine phosphatase, yielding MIRLGRSLALPAVWGAVAITYKLACPLAQEEGMGARIVSSAVFFAVGTALICHARRALLRELRQMREVAGAAQNVLLRPLPPRVEGLAVAAGRLSASRGATVGGDLYEVAATEHGVRVVMGDVRGHGLAALATVAAVLGSFREAAHDEPELPMVLRRLERALGRHLRERARAEHPACGGDPPETPVAEEFVTVLLLEIDRDGRISALNCGHPWPHLLSGTARPLTDSDPLPPLGPFPLPADLPVLRCGRLLPGEALVLHTDGIEDARDAAGEFFPLRAALTEAARVPPVSPQGVIRAVYDRLLRHTGRLPSDDTALLVLRNDRTRVPPQQRETACAARPAMELSGRRRDERRR